Genomic DNA from Lutibacter sp. A80:
ATAGTTTATTTTTTAATTGTATTTATTGGTGCCATACTTTTTGGAACTATTGTAGGAAAAACATCTCTTGTAAATCAGGTTAAAACAATTGGTAAAAAACCAGTAGGAGCTTCTAATAATAGTTGTGGTAGTCCTTCAGTTAAACAAGATAAAGCTGTAAATGTATCAAATGTTTCAGAATGTTCAATTGAAAATCAGCCACAAGTAACTTGTGGTAGCCAACCTCAAGTTTCGGGTTGTACTGCTACAGTAGATAGTAAATTTTTGAATATTAAAAATGATAAAGTTAGAGAAGCTTTTGAATTTGCTTGGTCACTTTTTAAGCGTATAATGCCATATGTATTTATTGGAGCAGTAATTAGTGCAGTATCTGCAGCTTTTGTTCCTGATGCATTTGTGGAAAAATACTTAGGAAACGATAACCCTTTAGCAATACTTTTAGGGGCTGTTATTGGTGTGCCTTTATACCTTAGAATTGAAATGGCGATCCCTTTATTAAGTGTTTTAATAGGAAAAGGTATGAGTATGGGGGCAGCAATGGCATTGCTAATTGGTGGAACTGGAGCAAGTTTACCTGAAATAGCGATTGTTTCTTCTATGTTAAAACCTAAAGCGGTTGCTGCTTTTGTTGGTTCTATAATTGCAATAGCAATTATTGGAGGTTTTATCT
This window encodes:
- a CDS encoding permease, translating into MSENLKLALDEFIHVGVALFFIIAFVSILTGFVRAYIPQDKLQKKLSKTGKYSGVMGALLGIPTPFCSASMVPVSMGMLEMGAPLAMVFSFLLSAPLANFVVVAFIFAVFGFKVAIVYFLIVFIGAILFGTIVGKTSLVNQVKTIGKKPVGASNNSCGSPSVKQDKAVNVSNVSECSIENQPQVTCGSQPQVSGCTATVDSKFLNIKNDKVREAFEFAWSLFKRIMPYVFIGAVISAVSAAFVPDAFVEKYLGNDNPLAILLGAVIGVPLYLRIEMAIPLLSVLIGKGMSMGAAMALLIGGTGASLPEIAIVSSMLKPKAVAAFVGSIIAIAIIGGFIFYFFF